One Brevibacterium spongiae DNA segment encodes these proteins:
- the groES gene encoding co-chaperone GroES, with the protein MSVSIKPLEDRIVIRQVEAEQTTASGLVIPETAKEKPQEGEVVAVGPGRVADNGNRVPVDVAVGDKVIYSKYGGTEVKYAGEEFLVLSARDVLAVIG; encoded by the coding sequence ATGTCGGTCTCCATCAAGCCACTCGAAGATCGGATTGTCATCCGTCAGGTCGAAGCAGAGCAGACTACCGCCAGTGGTCTGGTCATTCCCGAAACCGCCAAGGAAAAGCCTCAGGAAGGCGAAGTTGTCGCAGTGGGCCCCGGCCGCGTTGCTGATAACGGAAACCGCGTGCCGGTCGACGTCGCCGTCGGCGACAAGGTCATCTACTCCAAGTACGGAGGCACCGAAGTCAAGTACGCAGGCGAAGAGTTCCTCGTGCTTTCGGCTCGCGACGTGCTCGCAGTCATCGGCTGA
- a CDS encoding DUF4190 domain-containing protein, with product MNTRVLPIRNTGFGSNRAPAPAPMSAPAPVLAPAPVPVHAPVTYGNAAPVVVYQQIAPTNSAAIVSLVLGLISFTTSMFFLGIVGIIFGHIARSQIKKRGERGNGMAVAGLWLSYVSVIFWIVFWLAYFGIIALAIGLGIAAESGAVS from the coding sequence ATGAACACTCGCGTACTGCCCATCAGGAACACCGGCTTCGGCTCGAACCGTGCCCCGGCTCCTGCACCCATGTCAGCCCCGGCTCCCGTTCTCGCCCCTGCGCCGGTTCCTGTGCACGCACCTGTCACCTACGGCAACGCGGCACCGGTCGTCGTGTACCAGCAGATTGCGCCGACGAACTCCGCTGCCATCGTTTCGCTGGTGCTCGGTCTCATCTCGTTCACCACGTCGATGTTCTTCCTCGGGATCGTCGGCATCATCTTCGGCCACATCGCGCGCTCGCAGATCAAGAAGCGCGGTGAACGCGGCAACGGGATGGCGGTGGCCGGTCTGTGGCTGAGCTACGTGAGCGTGATCTTCTGGATCGTCTTCTGGCTGGCGTACTTCGGGATCATCGCGCTGGCGATCGGGCTCGGCATCGCTGCCGAAAGCGGAGCCGTCAGCTGA
- a CDS encoding resuscitation-promoting factor translates to MIDFLKNRKVQIAAQAVVITGLVGGTGAVVSMNKPVTLDVNGQAEEIRTFGGTVGDILDSHDIDIDKRDKVKPGVGTKVDRDMTITVNTAKKVSLSVDGKESNEWTNANTVGQALADLGVDAKGADLNADAKQRLKEDGNDINVTTAKDLTVVADGKDHKVSAAVGTAKEALKDTGVKLDKDDFLSVPMSAEVSDGQVLTVNRVKNDTVKDKQAIKAKVETKKSDSLYEGETKVESEGKDGEKQVTYKVKTINGEEVKKEKKDEKVLSEPKAKVVVQGTKKKEEPADTGGSDSGDSGDSGDSGDSSTGGGDSGSSGGSMSTEEIKAMLGGPGSKWYQVAKCESEFNPRAVNKSNNAHFGLFQFKLATWQAMGGSGNPIDASPQEQFERAKKLQAEAGWGQWACA, encoded by the coding sequence GTGATTGATTTTCTGAAGAACCGCAAGGTTCAGATTGCCGCACAGGCAGTCGTCATTACCGGACTCGTGGGTGGCACGGGCGCGGTCGTCTCCATGAACAAGCCAGTGACCTTGGATGTCAACGGCCAGGCCGAGGAGATTCGCACCTTCGGCGGTACCGTCGGTGACATCCTCGACAGCCACGACATCGATATCGATAAGCGTGACAAGGTCAAGCCCGGCGTCGGCACGAAGGTCGACCGGGACATGACGATCACCGTCAACACCGCGAAGAAGGTCTCGCTCTCCGTCGACGGTAAAGAGTCGAACGAGTGGACCAACGCCAACACTGTCGGTCAGGCACTCGCCGATCTCGGAGTCGACGCCAAGGGCGCCGACCTCAACGCCGATGCCAAGCAGCGGCTGAAGGAAGACGGCAACGACATCAATGTGACCACGGCGAAGGACCTCACGGTCGTTGCCGATGGCAAGGACCACAAGGTCTCGGCCGCTGTGGGCACTGCGAAGGAAGCGCTCAAGGATACGGGCGTCAAGCTCGACAAAGACGACTTCCTGTCCGTGCCGATGTCCGCTGAGGTCTCCGACGGCCAGGTTCTCACCGTCAACCGCGTGAAGAATGACACCGTCAAGGACAAGCAGGCCATCAAGGCCAAGGTCGAGACCAAGAAGTCCGATTCCCTCTACGAGGGCGAGACCAAGGTCGAGTCCGAGGGCAAGGACGGCGAGAAGCAGGTCACCTACAAGGTCAAGACCATCAACGGCGAAGAGGTCAAGAAGGAGAAGAAGGACGAGAAGGTCCTCTCCGAACCCAAGGCCAAGGTCGTCGTTCAGGGCACCAAGAAGAAGGAAGAACCGGCTGACACCGGCGGCTCCGATTCGGGTGACTCCGGCGATTCGGGCGACTCCGGTGATTCGAGCACCGGCGGCGGCGACTCCGGTTCGAGCGGCGGCTCCATGAGCACCGAGGAGATCAAGGCCATGCTCGGCGGACCCGGTTCCAAGTGGTACCAGGTCGCCAAGTGCGAGTCGGAGTTCAACCCGCGCGCAGTGAACAAGTCGAATAACGCCCACTTCGGACTGTTCCAGTTCAAGCTCGCCACCTGGCAGGCCATGGGCGGCAGCGGCAACCCGATCGATGCCAGCCCGCAGGAACAGTTCGAGCGCGCCAAGAAGCTCCAGGCCGAAGCCGGCTGGGGACAGTGGGCCTGCGCCTGA
- the rsmI gene encoding 16S rRNA (cytidine(1402)-2'-O)-methyltransferase, translating into MTEDSTIPDLQNPSNEGPAADNDGIDPAGQSSDLTGGRLILVGTPIGNLGDASPRMRQAIETADVIAAEDTRRFLSLAQRLNLTHTNRVISVFDHNEGHRAPELVELIASGQTVVLLSDAGMPAVSDPGYRVVKACAEAGLAITSTPGPSAVLMALAVSGLPSDRFSFEGFLPRKSGQRKTLLEELKAEKRTMVFFESPHRIADAMEDFAEVIGVDRPMSISRELTKTYEETLRGTVGSLRELASEGLRGELTLVLAGATEVETAPEDHLEELGALVDSGVRAKDAAGQVAKKFGLSKREVYEAWLHRD; encoded by the coding sequence GTGACCGAGGATTCCACCATTCCTGACCTTCAAAACCCCTCGAACGAAGGTCCCGCCGCGGACAATGACGGCATCGACCCAGCGGGTCAGAGTTCGGACCTCACCGGTGGGCGGCTCATCCTGGTCGGGACTCCGATCGGCAACCTCGGTGACGCGAGCCCGCGGATGCGACAGGCCATCGAAACTGCCGATGTCATCGCAGCCGAGGACACTCGCCGGTTCCTCTCCCTCGCACAGCGACTGAACCTCACCCACACCAATCGGGTCATCAGCGTATTCGACCACAACGAGGGCCATCGGGCTCCCGAGCTCGTCGAGCTCATCGCTTCAGGTCAGACCGTTGTCCTGCTCTCCGACGCGGGGATGCCCGCCGTCTCCGACCCCGGATACCGCGTGGTCAAGGCCTGCGCCGAGGCGGGGCTTGCGATCACGTCGACACCGGGACCGTCCGCTGTGCTCATGGCCCTCGCGGTGTCCGGGCTGCCGAGCGACCGGTTCAGCTTCGAAGGGTTCCTGCCGCGCAAATCCGGCCAGCGCAAGACTCTGCTCGAAGAGCTCAAGGCAGAGAAGCGGACGATGGTCTTCTTCGAAAGCCCCCACCGGATCGCCGATGCGATGGAGGACTTCGCCGAGGTCATCGGCGTTGACCGGCCCATGAGCATCAGCCGCGAACTGACGAAGACCTACGAGGAGACTCTGCGGGGGACAGTCGGTTCGCTGCGCGAGCTCGCCTCGGAAGGACTTCGCGGGGAACTGACCCTTGTGCTGGCCGGGGCCACCGAGGTCGAGACGGCTCCGGAAGACCACCTCGAGGAGCTCGGTGCCCTGGTCGACTCCGGTGTGCGGGCGAAGGACGCAGCCGGACAGGTGGCGAAGAAGTTCGGCCTCTCGAAGCGCGAAGTCTACGAGGCCTGGCTCCACCGCGACTGA
- a CDS encoding TatD family hydrolase produces MASRAAGTYPPVPEPLTHPVVDTHTHLDICTGVRLPLGSGEPEPEVTPDAEEEFPSLDFFHDTAAEAEVRRIVQIGCDLPAARWTTALVASQYSGTTAEAADHRTVPAPPSGGRSWMLGGAALHPNEAPRLAERSLLDDALTEIESLVSSHDRMRVVGETGLDYFRTEEDGIAEQQRSFRAHIEIAKRTGRALQIHDREAHADVLRILKEEGAPEVTIFHCFSGDEAMARECAEAGYFMSFAGNLTFKNAEELRRAAATAPLDLLLTETDAPFLTPHPHRGKPGGPYLTAITARKLAEVRGMSEEDLCSAVWSNAERALGSWD; encoded by the coding sequence ATGGCCTCGCGCGCCGCCGGAACCTATCCACCGGTGCCCGAACCGCTGACTCATCCCGTCGTTGATACCCACACCCACCTCGACATCTGCACGGGTGTGCGGCTGCCTTTGGGGTCCGGTGAACCTGAACCCGAGGTGACGCCCGACGCCGAGGAGGAGTTCCCGTCGCTGGATTTCTTCCACGACACCGCCGCCGAGGCGGAGGTCCGTCGCATCGTCCAGATCGGCTGCGACCTCCCGGCAGCGAGGTGGACGACCGCGCTCGTCGCCTCCCAGTACTCCGGCACCACCGCCGAGGCGGCCGACCACCGAACCGTGCCCGCTCCTCCCTCGGGTGGTCGGAGCTGGATGCTCGGGGGAGCGGCACTCCACCCGAACGAAGCGCCGCGGCTGGCCGAACGCAGTCTGCTCGACGACGCTCTGACCGAGATCGAATCGCTCGTGTCCTCCCACGACCGGATGCGTGTGGTGGGCGAGACCGGCCTCGACTACTTCCGGACGGAAGAAGACGGCATCGCCGAACAGCAGCGTTCCTTCCGTGCCCATATCGAGATCGCCAAACGCACCGGCCGGGCCCTGCAGATCCATGACCGCGAAGCTCATGCCGACGTGCTGCGCATCCTCAAGGAGGAAGGCGCCCCCGAGGTCACGATCTTCCACTGCTTCTCCGGTGACGAAGCAATGGCGCGCGAATGCGCCGAGGCGGGCTACTTCATGTCCTTCGCCGGCAACCTCACGTTCAAGAACGCCGAGGAGCTGCGCCGAGCCGCGGCGACCGCCCCGCTGGATCTGCTGCTCACCGAGACCGACGCTCCCTTCCTCACTCCTCACCCTCACCGCGGCAAACCCGGCGGTCCGTATCTGACGGCGATCACGGCCCGGAAGCTCGCTGAAGTGCGGGGGATGAGCGAAGAGGACCTGTGCTCGGCCGTGTGGAGCAACGCCGAGAGGGCACTCGGCAGCTGGGACTGA
- a CDS encoding DUF4190 domain-containing protein: MSNNPHYRPSDPPQVGSQQFNNNYGSQPQNGSGQYGQGQYGSGQSGAGQYSQGSPGQYSQGQQYGQGGYSQSGSYGSYGQADSYSQPDAYGQQGSYGSYSQPGAYGGYSQPGAYSQPMTYGAQPLVVRPVPNKMAVWSMWMGITGIGGGFVCGLLSMIPVIGIIFSIIAMFLWIAPVLAVIFGHIGLGQIKRTGEDGRGQGIAGLIMGYASIALGLIGLVIMIGLFGLGFMAMLGSY; encoded by the coding sequence GTGTCGAACAATCCCCATTACCGTCCGAGCGATCCGCCTCAGGTCGGCTCGCAGCAGTTCAACAACAACTATGGCTCGCAGCCGCAGAATGGTTCCGGGCAGTACGGCCAGGGTCAATATGGCTCGGGTCAGTCCGGTGCTGGTCAGTATTCGCAGGGCAGCCCGGGTCAGTACTCGCAGGGTCAGCAGTATGGTCAGGGCGGATACAGCCAGTCGGGTTCCTACGGTTCGTACGGCCAGGCGGACAGCTACAGCCAGCCCGATGCCTATGGCCAGCAGGGATCGTACGGCTCCTACAGTCAGCCCGGCGCGTACGGCGGCTACAGTCAACCCGGTGCGTACAGCCAGCCGATGACCTACGGTGCGCAGCCGCTGGTGGTTCGTCCCGTGCCCAACAAGATGGCAGTGTGGTCGATGTGGATGGGCATCACCGGAATCGGCGGTGGATTCGTCTGCGGTCTGCTGTCGATGATTCCGGTCATCGGCATCATCTTCAGCATCATCGCGATGTTCCTGTGGATCGCACCGGTGCTCGCCGTCATCTTCGGCCATATCGGCCTCGGCCAGATCAAGCGAACCGGTGAAGACGGCCGCGGGCAGGGCATCGCGGGCCTCATCATGGGCTACGCCAGTATCGCTCTCGGTCTGATCGGCCTCGTCATCATGATCGGGCTCTTCGGACTCGGGTTCATGGCGATGCTGGGCAGCTACTGA
- a CDS encoding dolichyl-phosphate-mannose--protein mannosyltransferase has translation MTHTADSPAPTRRIARERLARKREKVRAGAAAMRRETFHAGMWATRAPVWMWPALLVITGIGAALRLFRLDFPHRLIFDETYYVKDGYSVFNFGYERSWPEKADDHFNAGDPSVIEPDPEYVVHPPLGKWIIGWGIDLFGADDSFGWRFSVAIVGTLTIFLIGVIAWKLFRSAFFACVAAGLLAVDGEHFVHSRTSLLDIVLMAFILLAFFFIVLDREHVTKRLAAWTQRTDRERRHDRKTRDEINFGPRLGVRPWIIAAGISIGLAMGVKWSGLYAAAAFGILLVLWDVHSRHRAGVVHPWLGMLIRDSIPSFLKLVPVALVTYLACWTGWIRSTDAWDRQWAAENFGWWQSLPEWLQWLPSLAHYHYTAYSFHVGLDSEHPYMSNPWGWIVQWRPTSFYYESYNHGSMGCMAEKCSSAITSVGNPVLWGLAPFAVLICLVVWIIRRDIRPAIILAGLAATWLPWFAYQERTIFTFYTIVMVPFVVLAVTYCLTLLWGHTTGNRGAEGSSGAAVSGGVAVNGGAAKARFVRVSATLFARRFTVGIILAAAVLAFAYFWPVYTGEVIPFSAWNNRMWNITWR, from the coding sequence ATGACACATACCGCAGACTCTCCGGCCCCGACCAGGCGCATCGCTCGCGAGCGCCTGGCGAGGAAACGCGAAAAGGTCCGCGCCGGAGCCGCGGCCATGCGGCGGGAGACCTTCCACGCCGGCATGTGGGCCACCCGCGCCCCCGTGTGGATGTGGCCGGCGCTGCTCGTCATCACCGGCATCGGCGCAGCTCTGCGCCTGTTCCGCCTTGATTTCCCACACCGCCTGATCTTCGACGAGACCTATTACGTCAAGGACGGCTACTCGGTGTTCAACTTCGGCTACGAACGCTCCTGGCCGGAGAAAGCCGACGACCATTTCAACGCCGGCGACCCTAGCGTCATCGAACCCGACCCCGAATACGTCGTCCACCCGCCGCTAGGGAAATGGATCATCGGGTGGGGCATCGACCTCTTCGGCGCCGATGACTCCTTCGGCTGGCGCTTCTCGGTCGCAATCGTCGGCACCCTGACGATCTTCCTCATCGGCGTCATCGCGTGGAAGCTCTTCCGCTCGGCGTTCTTCGCCTGCGTCGCCGCCGGACTCCTCGCCGTCGACGGCGAGCACTTCGTCCACTCCCGCACGAGCCTGCTCGACATCGTGCTCATGGCCTTCATCCTCCTCGCCTTCTTCTTCATCGTCCTCGACCGCGAGCACGTCACGAAGCGCCTGGCCGCCTGGACCCAACGCACCGATAGGGAACGACGGCACGACCGGAAGACGCGGGACGAGATCAATTTCGGGCCCCGCCTCGGCGTGCGCCCCTGGATCATCGCCGCGGGGATCAGCATCGGTCTGGCGATGGGTGTCAAATGGTCGGGCCTCTACGCGGCGGCCGCGTTCGGGATCCTCCTCGTGCTCTGGGACGTTCATTCGCGGCACAGGGCCGGGGTCGTGCACCCGTGGTTGGGAATGCTCATCCGCGACAGCATTCCGTCGTTCCTCAAGCTCGTGCCGGTCGCGCTCGTCACCTATCTGGCGTGCTGGACAGGCTGGATCCGATCGACCGATGCATGGGATCGCCAGTGGGCGGCTGAGAACTTCGGCTGGTGGCAGTCGCTGCCGGAGTGGCTGCAATGGCTGCCGTCGTTGGCGCACTATCACTACACGGCGTATTCGTTCCACGTCGGACTCGACTCCGAGCACCCGTACATGTCGAACCCGTGGGGTTGGATCGTGCAGTGGCGGCCGACGTCGTTCTACTACGAGTCCTATAACCACGGCTCGATGGGATGCATGGCAGAGAAGTGTTCGTCGGCGATCACCTCGGTGGGCAACCCCGTCCTCTGGGGCCTGGCACCATTTGCCGTGCTCATCTGCCTGGTCGTATGGATCATCCGCCGAGACATCCGACCGGCCATCATCCTCGCCGGACTCGCCGCAACCTGGCTGCCGTGGTTCGCCTACCAGGAGCGGACGATCTTCACCTTCTACACGATCGTCATGGTGCCCTTCGTCGTGCTCGCCGTGACCTACTGCCTCACCCTGTTGTGGGGGCACACGACTGGGAACCGAGGCGCAGAGGGATCCTCGGGCGCAGCCGTGAGTGGCGGTGTGGCCGTCAATGGCGGCGCAGCGAAGGCGCGATTCGTTCGCGTCTCCGCGACGCTGTTCGCCCGCCGGTTCACCGTCGGCATCATCCTCGCAGCGGCGGTCCTCGCCTTCGCCTACTTCTGGCCGGTCTACACCGGAGAGGTCATCCCGTTCTCGGCCTGGAACAACCGCATGTGGAACATCACCTGGCGCTGA
- a CDS encoding DUF4190 domain-containing protein, which produces MSSQNNWNNPDMYYQQPQSNGAGAYSAQSYSQNPAYGANQQYAGGPSYVYQQLPPTNVLAIIGMCASIFGFVSSFFIGGIAGIIMGHIARKQIRERGERGDGMAVAALWVGYIGTALWILFWVFFALFYLGMFALLFAAESGAS; this is translated from the coding sequence ATGAGCAGCCAGAACAACTGGAACAATCCGGACATGTACTATCAGCAGCCCCAGTCGAACGGTGCAGGCGCGTACAGTGCGCAGTCCTATAGCCAGAACCCCGCATACGGTGCCAACCAGCAGTACGCCGGCGGCCCGAGCTATGTCTATCAGCAGCTGCCGCCGACGAACGTGCTGGCCATCATCGGCATGTGCGCTTCGATCTTCGGGTTCGTCTCGTCGTTCTTCATCGGTGGTATCGCCGGCATCATCATGGGCCATATCGCCCGCAAGCAGATCAGGGAACGCGGCGAGCGCGGCGACGGCATGGCGGTCGCCGCCCTCTGGGTCGGCTACATCGGCACTGCCCTGTGGATCCTCTTCTGGGTGTTCTTCGCCCTGTTCTATCTCGGGATGTTCGCGCTGCTATTCGCCGCTGAATCCGGCGCCTCGTGA
- the groL gene encoding chaperonin GroEL (60 kDa chaperone family; promotes refolding of misfolded polypeptides especially under stressful conditions; forms two stacked rings of heptamers to form a barrel-shaped 14mer; ends can be capped by GroES; misfolded proteins enter the barrel where they are refolded when GroES binds), protein MPKTLEFNDEARRALEKGVNTLADTVKVTLGPKGRNVVLDKKWGAPTITNDGVTIAREVEVDDPYENLGAQLAKEVATKTNDIAGDGTTTATVLAQAFVNEGLRNVAAGAAPGQLKRGIETAVEAVSEQLGTIARDVADSSEIAHVAGLSAQSPEIGKLIADAFDKVGKDGVITIDESQAASVELEITEGMQFDKGFLSPHFVTDADRQEAVLSDALILINQGKISNIQELLPVLEKVQQAGKPLFIIAEDIEGEALSTLVVNKLRGIINVAAVKAPGFGDRRKAILEDLAVLTGGQVVTPDMGMKLDQVTLEELGNARTITVTKDNTTIIDGAGADDAVAGRVAQIRAEVENTDSDWDREKLQERLAKLSGGVAVIKVGAATEVELKERKHRVEDAVSATRAAIEEGVVAGGGSALIHAAKVLDGNDLGLTGDALTGADIVKRGVVQPLRWIAANAGQDGFVVVAKVQDLESGQGYNASTGEYGDLIGAGIIDPVKVTRSALRNAASIAALVLTTETLVVEKKEEEDED, encoded by the coding sequence ATGCCTAAGACTCTGGAATTCAACGACGAAGCTCGTCGTGCACTCGAAAAGGGTGTCAACACCCTGGCCGACACCGTCAAGGTGACGCTGGGACCCAAGGGCCGCAACGTCGTGCTCGACAAGAAGTGGGGCGCTCCCACGATCACGAACGACGGTGTGACCATCGCTCGTGAGGTCGAGGTCGACGACCCGTACGAGAACCTCGGCGCACAGCTGGCCAAGGAAGTCGCCACCAAGACCAACGACATCGCCGGTGACGGAACCACCACCGCGACCGTTCTCGCTCAGGCCTTCGTCAACGAAGGACTGCGCAACGTCGCAGCAGGCGCCGCTCCCGGACAGCTCAAGCGCGGCATCGAGACCGCAGTCGAGGCTGTCTCCGAGCAGCTGGGCACCATCGCCCGCGACGTCGCCGACTCCTCGGAGATCGCACACGTCGCCGGACTGTCGGCTCAGTCGCCGGAGATCGGCAAGCTCATCGCCGATGCCTTCGACAAGGTCGGCAAGGACGGCGTCATCACGATCGACGAGTCGCAGGCCGCGTCCGTCGAGCTCGAGATCACCGAAGGTATGCAGTTCGACAAGGGCTTCCTGTCGCCGCACTTCGTGACCGATGCCGATCGTCAGGAAGCTGTGCTCTCTGACGCTCTCATCCTCATCAACCAGGGCAAGATCTCCAACATCCAGGAGCTCCTGCCCGTCCTCGAGAAGGTGCAGCAGGCCGGCAAGCCGCTGTTCATCATCGCTGAGGACATCGAGGGTGAAGCGCTGTCGACCCTGGTCGTCAACAAGCTGCGCGGCATCATCAACGTCGCCGCGGTCAAGGCTCCCGGATTCGGTGACCGCCGCAAGGCCATCCTCGAGGACCTCGCCGTCCTCACCGGTGGCCAGGTCGTCACCCCGGACATGGGCATGAAGCTCGACCAGGTCACCCTGGAGGAGCTCGGCAACGCCCGCACAATCACCGTCACCAAGGACAACACCACCATCATCGATGGTGCCGGTGCCGATGATGCTGTTGCCGGTCGTGTCGCCCAGATCCGCGCCGAGGTCGAGAACACCGACTCGGACTGGGACCGCGAGAAGCTGCAGGAGCGCTTGGCCAAGCTCTCCGGCGGAGTCGCCGTCATCAAGGTCGGCGCCGCCACCGAGGTGGAGCTCAAGGAGCGCAAGCACCGCGTCGAAGACGCTGTGTCCGCAACCCGTGCCGCCATCGAAGAGGGCGTCGTCGCCGGCGGCGGATCGGCTCTGATCCACGCTGCGAAGGTCCTCGACGGCAACGACCTCGGTCTGACCGGGGATGCACTCACCGGTGCTGACATCGTCAAGCGCGGCGTCGTCCAGCCGCTGCGTTGGATCGCTGCCAACGCCGGCCAGGACGGTTTCGTCGTCGTCGCCAAGGTGCAGGACCTCGAGTCCGGCCAGGGCTACAACGCCTCGACCGGTGAATACGGCGACCTCATCGGCGCCGGAATCATCGACCCCGTCAAGGTCACCCGCTCGGCGCTGCGCAACGCCGCTTCGATCGCCGCCCTGGTTCTCACCACCGAGACCCTGGTCGTCGAGAAGAAGGAAGAGGAGGACGAGGACTGA
- the metG gene encoding methionine--tRNA ligase codes for MGYYLTTAIAYPNGAIHIGHAYEYIAADTIARFKRLDNHEVFFATGTDEHGLKMLQAANKLGITPKELADDNAKNFRDTQLALGSTFDRFIRTTDEDHYEASKAIWRKLEEAGDIYLDTYAGWYSVRDEAFYTEDETEVVDGVRLSKETRTEVTWTEEESYFFRLSKYQDKLLELYKAHPEFIGPDSRRNEIASFVASGLKDLSVSRTTFDWGVPVPGNEKHVMYVWIDALTNYLTAAGYPDDQERLTKWWPADVHIIGKDIIRFHSVYWPAFLMSAGIELPKRVHAHGFLFNSGEKMSKSVGNVVDPIDLVDAFGLDTLRFFLFREFSYGHDGSYTKDSIITRKNSDLANEYGNLAQRSLSMIAKNCDAQVPQPGTLTEADEALLALARAVPDTARRHVDTQALHLYVEACWKVLSEANRYFSAQEPWKLKKTDPDRMATVLWVTIEVVRIISILIQPVMPESAGKILDLLGVPAGDGEAGAKILPTATETGSGAEAMGSVSANASIGVAAGAAYASAALAPNVAEAATGGLAAADVDPRSFAAVEFPLEPGTPLPKPEPVFPKYVEETE; via the coding sequence ATGGGTTACTACTTGACGACAGCGATTGCCTACCCCAACGGGGCCATTCACATCGGGCACGCCTACGAGTACATTGCGGCCGACACGATCGCCCGGTTCAAGCGACTGGACAATCACGAGGTCTTCTTCGCAACCGGCACCGATGAGCACGGGCTGAAGATGCTGCAGGCGGCCAACAAGCTCGGCATCACCCCCAAGGAGCTCGCCGACGACAACGCGAAGAACTTCCGCGATACCCAGCTCGCCCTCGGTTCGACCTTCGACCGGTTCATCCGCACCACAGACGAAGACCACTACGAGGCGTCGAAGGCCATCTGGCGCAAGCTCGAAGAGGCCGGCGACATCTACCTCGACACCTACGCCGGCTGGTACTCCGTGCGCGACGAGGCCTTCTACACCGAAGACGAGACCGAAGTCGTCGACGGTGTGCGCCTGTCCAAGGAAACCCGTACCGAGGTGACCTGGACCGAAGAGGAGTCCTACTTCTTCCGTCTCTCGAAGTACCAGGACAAGCTGCTCGAGCTGTACAAGGCACATCCCGAGTTCATCGGCCCCGATTCCCGCCGCAACGAGATCGCCTCGTTCGTCGCCTCCGGCCTCAAGGACCTCTCCGTCTCCCGCACCACCTTCGACTGGGGCGTGCCGGTTCCAGGCAACGAGAAGCACGTGATGTACGTGTGGATCGACGCCCTGACGAACTACCTCACCGCCGCCGGCTACCCCGACGACCAGGAGCGCCTGACCAAGTGGTGGCCCGCCGACGTCCACATCATCGGCAAGGACATCATCCGCTTCCACTCGGTCTACTGGCCCGCGTTCCTCATGAGCGCCGGCATCGAACTGCCCAAGCGGGTCCACGCCCACGGCTTCCTCTTCAACTCCGGCGAGAAGATGTCGAAGTCCGTCGGCAACGTCGTCGACCCCATCGACCTCGTCGATGCCTTCGGCCTGGACACCCTGCGCTTCTTCCTCTTCCGCGAGTTCTCCTACGGCCATGACGGCTCGTACACGAAGGATTCGATCATCACCCGGAAGAACTCCGACCTCGCCAACGAGTACGGCAACCTCGCCCAGCGCTCGCTGTCGATGATTGCGAAGAACTGTGACGCCCAGGTCCCGCAGCCAGGCACCCTCACCGAGGCGGACGAAGCCCTCCTCGCGCTCGCCCGGGCCGTTCCCGACACCGCCCGACGCCACGTCGACACCCAGGCCCTGCACCTCTACGTTGAGGCCTGCTGGAAGGTTCTGTCCGAGGCCAACCGGTACTTCTCCGCGCAGGAGCCGTGGAAGCTGAAGAAGACCGATCCCGACCGCATGGCCACCGTGCTGTGGGTGACGATCGAGGTCGTGCGCATCATCTCGATCCTCATCCAGCCGGTCATGCCCGAATCCGCCGGCAAGATCCTCGACCTCCTCGGAGTGCCCGCAGGAGACGGTGAGGCCGGCGCGAAGATCCTGCCGACCGCCACCGAAACCGGATCCGGCGCCGAGGCGATGGGATCCGTGAGTGCGAATGCCAGCATCGGCGTCGCGGCCGGCGCTGCCTATGCGTCCGCGGCTCTGGCACCGAACGTCGCCGAGGCGGCCACCGGCGGTCTGGCCGCCGCCGACGTCGATCCCCGTTCCTTCGCCGCCGTGGAGTTCCCGCTCGAGCCGGGCACCCCGCTGCCGAAGCCCGAACCCGTGTTCCCGAAGTACGTGGAGGAAACCGAATAA